In Deltaproteobacteria bacterium, the DNA window AAAGGCCTTAAAACACGCTTCGGCGAAAAGCTGCTCTAGCGCTAACCATTGTAGTATGGTGCCCACCGACATATTCCTGTACTCGGGATCATAACCAAGGTAGGCATAAATAAGCACGCCGTCATTCACTGGGCAATAAAGATAGGACACGGGTTTGGCATCATCGAACAAAACATAGGCTCGTACGCGGTTTTCCGCAGCCAACGCTTCGGCTTGCTGGAGGAAGACGTCCGAATCCGGAATGCCGGCATTGAGCAGCCGCTCCTGGTATGTGAGTTTGGACACCGTCCGCGCGAGTTGAAAGAATTCGCGCATCTCGTGTTGTTCCTTGTAGGTTTTCCATGGAATGGAACCGCCACAGTGCTCTGCATATTTCTTGATCTTAGGCACTTAGAAAAAACAAATTGAACAAGCAGCTTGAGGCGGCTACCCTGCTGGCATGACACGAGCGGAGCAAGTGGAATTCATTCGACACAAATATACGGCTTTGGCGCCCTTGCTGAACGAAAGGA includes these proteins:
- a CDS encoding GNAT family N-acetyltransferase, which encodes MPKIKKYAEHCGGSIPWKTYKEQHEMREFFQLARTVSKLTYQERLLNAGIPDSDVFLQQAEALAAENRVRAYVLFDDAKPVSYLYCPVNDGVLIYAYLGYDPEYRNMSVGTILQWLALEQLFAEACFKAFDFTEGEGDHKRLFATHERQCANVVFVKKTLRNMAIVHGHLYMETLSKRLGGLSEKFGLKTKIKRILRFGR